In Nostoc sphaeroides, the genomic window GGAGTCAAAACTGGAAAGACTTGTTCCTCAAAATAACTGTTGAGATGAGTCCGTTGTTTTTGATTCAAATCTATGTAATCCAGAATATGGATGCCATGATTTACTAGTAGAGGACGAAGTACTTGCTCAAAATGTTGATGCTCTTTCTTTACAAGAGGAGTCAGGGTAGACCGAATATCGTCTAACTGTTGTTGTGGTGTCCGACCATCAGGAGTCAACAGGGTAACTTTCGCCTCTACTTGTTGCTTTAAACCAGCAACCCGCACCATGAAAAACTCATCTAAATTAGAGTTGAAGATTCCCAAAAACTTCAGGCGTTCTAGAAGAGGCGTGCGATCGTCGCAGGCTTCATGTAATACTCTGCCATTAAATTCTAGCCAGCTTAACTCTCGGTTAAGATAATATTGTGGATCGTTTAAATTGATGGGATTAGCGCTTTTTTTAGATTTTGCCATAATGACTTAAAGGCAGGCAGATATAGCCCATTGAAGTGGGGGACAATAAATATAGTAAGTTAAATGGGGCTTGAGCATAACGCTGAGGCGATCGCTAATAGCATCTGTTAGGACTGGTGCCAAATTTCAGCTTTAAGGGACTGACAACAAATAAATTACCCAATCTTGTGGGGTGGGCATCTTGCCGCTCCGATTATGCAACTTATAGCTATTTTCAGCTAAATAGACCACGCGGTAGGGGCACAGCATTGCTGTGCCCTTACGACAAATGTGGTTCAAATACATGAAAACTGCTGTAAATGCCGATTAGTTTATTAGCCTCGGAATTGATTCCGAGGTGGGATAGCAACGAAGCGGGAGATTGAAAAAATGTGGGTAATATCCAGACTTAAAATCCTGGACATTCAATTTCTCATAAAAATACACTTAAGATTTAGCAAATATATGACATAGGCATTTCTGAAAATTTTTGACTGATTATTAAGCAAAGTTTACAGAGAGTTTGGGTATTAGAGGCGGTCTAAAGCCGTACTTGCGGTATTTTTTGGAGTTGCTTTTCCAAATATAAAAGTTTGTATGTATTACTACAAATGCAATACAGGCATTAATTAGGCAAAAGGTTGCTGTATCTCTAATTTTATTAAGATTTTGATGCTGCTGTCTTAGATCCTAAACTAACAATTTTTTCTCTTAGTTTTTTTAAACTATCACCGTCTAAATTTTTTAAAATCCAGTATTTTTACTGAAATGATACTCAGGGTTCAAGGTTATATTGAGAACGTAAAGATAACAACTGAGGAGTTTGTTAATCATGAAAATATCTTCAATTCTCAAAGGAAGCATTTGTGTATTAGGTTTGGTTGGTGCTGGTAATTTCTTCGCAGCACCTGCAAACGCAGGAGATGCTGCTGCTCGTGCTGCTGTTACAGTTAGCAGAGCTGATGGTGCTACTCAATCCGTTAGCGGTGAGGTGGTGCTACCTAGTGGTTTATATTTCCTAGGAGCAACACCTGCTACTCAAACTTTATTAGTTACGCCTGTGATAGCTACTCCAGGTACTACTACTGAAAGCATAACAACTCTAGCACTTAGCGCAGGAACTCCTACAGCCATCCCAACTGGTGGAACCATTCAAGGAGTCATTATTGATATCCTCCAAGGTGATAATGCTGTCACTGGCAGTAACGCTGCAAGCATTCAAGATGCATCAGCGATTATCAAAGCCGCTGGTGGAGTCAATGGCTTGGGTGGTTTAGAATAGACTTGTTTTTGCCTCACAGAAAATAACGGTAGTGTAAAAATCTATCGGCTTCTAGCCTAGATGCTTTTACACCTCGCGTTGATTTTCAGTGTCTTTTTGGGTATTGCTTGAAGAAGCATTACCAGCAGTGGAGACAAAATCACTGTAATATCCCCACGCTAGGCATTTGCATCAAAATATTTGGTAATAGGCTAATCAACTTTCTGACTCACTCCCCTTTATCTCTATCAATAGTTTTTATACTGGATAAGGTAGAGAGCCAGTGAGACGTGACAGATTGAGTAAAAAATACAGCACCTTGAACGTAGTTGAGGGGCTGTATTTTCACAAATATCCACTAAATTACAAAAAAAACCTGGTTTATTCAATAAACCAGGTTTTTGATATTTGTTTAAATAGACATCTGGTGAAATACTGTTCGGTTAAGCCTAATAAATAACTCCAATGTAGGTTGGGTTGAGGAACGAAACCCAACATTATCGAGGTTTTGTTAGGTTTCACTTCGTTCAAATCCAACCTACAAATTTTCTTAACCGAGCAGTATTGACATCTGGTGAAATTAAATATGCGTTATCCAGAACCCTTGTAGAAACGTAGCACCGCTAAGTCTCTACATTCTTTTTCACTCCTATGTCTAAGAGGATGTTTTAAAAGTCCTTTTATCGGTAGCAAAACGTTCTAAATCCCCCTAAATCCCCCTTAAAAAGGGGGACTTTCATTCCGGTTCCCCCCTTTTTAAGCTACGGTGTACACACAAGTTATCAAATCGCTACCAGTCCTCGAATTACCCCACCCTAACCCTCCCCTTGTAAAGGGGAGGGAACCGGATTTTTCTTGTTTCCCCCCTTTACAAGGGGGGATTAAGGGGGGTAATTCGACTTGTGTGTACACCGTAGCCTTTTTAAGGGGGGTTAGGGGGAATCTAGAAGTGCCGAAAATCACATCAAACTACTTTTAAAACATCATCTAAAATATACTTCACGAAATCTTTTAAATTAGAGTTTCGCCACATCACCCCAGCCACAAACCCAGATTGTTCAAGAATTTGGGTGTTTTTTTATTGGGTTTATTACTCTTTTAATTTCTAAGTGTCAATACTTATACCAGATTTTAGTAGTCTAGGAATCAAATTTGCTCATAAGTTACAGCTATATTGCTCATGCAAATCTAAAAGAGCATGAGGAGTGGATGATTCATGTATAGCGTGTTTCGTCAATTGCCTGTAACTATACAAAGAAGTATTTACTTGCTGGGTTTTATCAGTGTAGGTAATTTTATTGCAGCGCCAGCATATTCACAACAAGCTGTAGCGCGTGGTGCTGTTTCTATAGTTTCACCTTCCGGTGCTTATCAAAGTGTTAGTGGTGAACTGTCCTTCCCCGTTAGTAATTTTTTAACTTCCGGCACAAACACAACTTTAACAATAACGCCTATTTTTGCAAATATTGGAGCAACTAATGAAAGAATAACTTCTTTATCTCTCACAATAAGCACACCCACAGACATAGCAACAATCAATAACAATTCACTTATTAATCCAATACAAACAGTCAATAATCCAATATCAATTATCGATGCAGCATCTCTCATTCAGACCATCAACAACACTAATAGCTTAGGGGCTTTGGAATAGTTTCAAAGCCTCTCCCCCACAGGGGGAGAGGTTTGGAAGTGGGGTAAAAATCCGTGGCGCGAAACGAGAAATCAAGACTTATATATTTTTCTTTTTTCGTATGAAACCACCCTGCTTGCTTAAAATCGATAACCACCTTTAATTTGCATATCAAATCCATTTTCGCCTGTACCAACTTGAGATTCTAAAAAAATATTATTATCGGTAAAGTTATATCTAAAAATAACTCCGTAGTTTAAGCCAGATACACGGCTACTTAAACCTATATTCCTTGTAGCGGAATTTTTAATATAAGCACCAACAGAAAAATTAGTACCGAGTCTTTGTAAACTCTGTAATTCATAGAAAATTTCTTTACCTAACTCTATGTTTGTATTAATATTAAAACCTGTACTAGTACTAAAATCCCCATTAAACAGTCCTAGAAGTTCTCCATTTCCATTATTTTGAACAAAAGCTATAGCAGGCGCTAAAGAAAAGCTGAAATTTCTTTCTTGATGATTAAAGTAATAGCTTAAAACAGTAGATAAAGGATTATTGCTATTCGATGCACTATTCCAGTCAATTTTTAAGGATGGTATATGAGTATTGATAGCTACAGGTCTTTTATTTGAGTCTAACTGGACATGAGTTTTAATATAGTTAACCAGAACATTAGCATATATGCCCATAGATGGTTCAGCTAACCCTAAATTATTATTAGAAACTCCTGGCGCTGAGTTAGCATTTATGTTAAACCAAGTTCCCAAGCTAGCACTATAGTTTAAATCACCAGCCGAACCTGCTGTTAACAACTCAACTGATGGTAAAGATAGATAACCATTAAAACTTTTATAAGTCACACCTATGAGATCAACTCTGGTAAGCTCAAAATAATCGAATGCTAAATCAAATGTTCGGACTGGAATTGGTACTAAAGTATTGTCTCCCGAACTAAAACGTTGGACAAATTGTTGACCTTGGGAGTTAGTCAAAATAACTTCAGCAGCACTAGATTCGTTAATGGGACTAATGCCAGTATTATTTAAAGGTATTTGACCTCCTATGAAACTCAGAGGGCCAAATTTTTTATTAGAAAGTCTGACGCTTGAAAAGAAGGTATCACCTGGGTCTAAAAGTTCAATGTCTTTTTGTAAAAATTGGACTGCGCGTTTGTAATTTCCGGTTCTTATTTGCAATATCCTAGAATTATTGGGAGTAATTTTACTTGGAAGTGTGAAAGTTCCAGATACCTGTTCTAGACCACTAACTGCATTAGAATAGGCTAAAGTGCTATTCAGTCTGTTATTGATTTGTCTTCTTTGATTTGGTGTAGCCTTTGTATTTAAGGGAACAAAACCTTCTCCGTTTTTAAAGCTTTGTCGCGCTTCTGCTATACTTTTGTCAATATTATCTATTTTAATTGCTTCAAAAATTCCTCCTAATGCCAGTCCTAAAGTAGAATTAGCTGTTTGTGTGCCATCAATACTTAAGTCACTTAAATTAGCTGTAATAGAGAATCCTGGACTAGCAAAAATATTAGAATAAGTCGCACTAATTTTTTCTGGATCATATTGAATAATGCTGCGATTATGAGGATAGTTAACATATAATCTGTGCCAATTATAATTTTTTTGTGTTTCTGATAGTACTTCAAATACAGGCGCTCTTTTCCCGAAAGATATCCATAATAAAGAATTAAGATAATGTAAGTCTCTCTCAACTGGTGTCAGGTAAGGATTGACTGCTATATTCAACAAATCAAAATTATCAAATTTGTTAAGCTGGGCAATCTTAATACCTGGTGTTGAAGACACAGGAGCAGTAAAACCAAAACCTTCACCCGTCAAGATATTACCCCATAAAATCCCAGCCGATTCTAAAACAGAATCAGGAATAATTTCGCCTAGTTTGAGTTTAACATTTCCCTCATCTAACAGAGGTTTTAAATCCGTAGTCGGAAAGCCTTGGATAATTAGAGGGGTATTAGTAGCATCTAATAATTTGAATAAAGCTCCGCCACCGTCACTGCTAAACGTGGAACCACTACCAAGAATTGGTGTAGGATTTTTCAGAATTGTGACATTAGGATTGTCAGGATTAATTCCGCTATTAATTATCACTTTACCAGCAGGTACTCCTTCAGGATTAATTAGCTGTCCTGCGATAGAAATTACCGAAAAGTTATTAAGTTCAGCTTTGCCAATTAAATCCTGAAAATTCACAGGTAAACTAACAATATATTGTAATCCCCAAAATCCTTGGGTTGATGTCATATTTTGGATACTGTAACTTTCAGAGCCTTTACCTTGGGAAATAATACCTATTTGTGTACCTTTAGTTTCAACTACTAATCTATTCTGATCAAGAAGCCAATAAAACTGATCAGCTTTAGGAAATTTAGCATAAGTAAATTTCTCAATAAACTGATTGTCTTCAGAAAATCTGACACTTGTATCGGTATCTATATAATTTTCATCTTGATTTGGCTTAAATAATTGAGGTGAAAAAGTCAACCTATCTGTTGGATTAACAATCCACGGATACCTATTAGCACTAAATGTTAGAGCATCAATAATAATTTTTTTTTGATTTGCTTGTTGTTGCTTTTTAGCTTGACGGAGTTTTTCTATTAGTAATTGTTGCGTTGTTGTATGTGGTTTCTGTTCATTTGAAATTGATGGTTTAGTTGTATCTGGTTTAGATTCATTCTCATCTTCCTCAGGTGGCTTAGGAGGTTCTACTTTATATTTTTCAATTGGAATAACATCAGCTATAGTGAATCTACTGAACCGTTTAGTTTTATACAAGTTTGATTTAGCGTTTTTTAAAGCCTCTTTTAATAGTGCTTGGCTTTGGTATTTATCTACTTTATCGAAATAATTTAAACTTTTACTACCATGATTTGCACTATCATTTAATGTTACTGTAACCTTATTCTTGTTGTCTATATTTAAAGCGCTTGCAGATAATTCAATAAATAGAAATTTATAGAAAATTGTTGAGGATAACAAACATACAATCAGAAGTTTTGCATTTTTTTTGAATCTCATTAGGGAGATTTTGAGATTTTTATGACTTGTTTTTTTTATAATATTCACAATACAACCCGTTGTTTAGTAAACTGCTTGGCATTGGCTAATGTCACAAAATAATCATTATTTAATACTTAAACTTCGGATTTATTATTAGTTTTTTTGATTTGATGCGTTCAACCATTTTTCAGTAAATTCTAGATAGCCAAAATTTTTTTGATTTCTAATACTGTAAGTAAGGAATAAAATAGGATTAAGCAGATTTACTGCAACAAGAGTTTAATTCTTGCTCAAAAATTCAACCTCAGCAAAATCACCACAACTAAAAAGTTGAGCTATTATTTAACCGTATAAATACGTAATTCGAGGATATTCAATCAAAAAAGTGGAGTAAAAAAATATGTTTCAAGCTACTCGTCGCCGTCTCGCCATTTGGTATACTACTGTCACTGCTGTATTACTACTACTGTTTGCCAGTGGCGTTTATTTATACGTCCGCAGTACACTTATTGAGCGCATTGACGATACCCTTAACCATGTAGTAGAAATAGTAGAGCGCTGTCTAACAACAAGCCGTTGTGCGTCTACACTGATATTTGAGCCAATTAATGCTGATGCAGATAAATTTCGCATTAATAATCTAGAAACCAGTTTTCGTGATAACACCGACACCTTAGAAGATGACCACATTGACCTAGAATGGTTTAGTCCGACTGGTGAATTACTTTGGTCAACGCTATCTGAACCCTTAAATATTCCCCTTCATGCCAACCGCACTGGTGAAACTGTGCCCGTAGTTAAGGGAGATAATGAAAATTCCAAATTCAAGACGCCATTAATCACGTCTCTACCTTCACCACTGTTATTGCGGCAAGTTACCCAACGGGTGGAAGTGGGGCGGCAAGTATTAGGATATCTGCGTGTTAGTCATCCCTGGTTTGAAGTCACTAAACCCAGTCGCCAGTTAATTTTTGATTTGGCGCTAGGTATTGGGTTAATGGTGCTTTCTGTGGGTGCAAGTGGTTGGTTTCTTTCGGGTAAAGCAATGGAACCTGTAGGCGAGTCTTATCAACGCCTCAAACAATTTACTGCTGATGCTTCTCATGAACTTAGAAGTCCTATTACTTTGATTCAAACAAATGTGCAAGTCGCCCTTGCTGACTTGGATTTAGCAGAGACAGAAACGACTAATTCTTTGCAGTATCGACAACAGTTAAAGGTGGTGGAACGGTTAACGCAGCGTTTGGGTAAGTTAGTTAATGACTTATTGTTTTTAGCACGACAGGATAGTGGTATTAGCAAAGATATCTTTTCACCTTGTCCGCTAGATGCCTTGCTGATAGAAGTGGTTGAAGAACAACAATTGTTAGTCCCTGAAAAAAAAATAGCTCTTTCTCTAGACTTAGTTGATCCTCCAGCTTCCGAAACTAGCCCGGAATTATTGGAAAATTGGTTTACCCTTGTGGGCAATTGGGATCAACTGGTGCGGCTGTTCACAAATTTGATTGCTAACGCCTTGCATTACACACCAGCCGGTGGACGGGTGAAAGTTGAATTGGCGCGGATAGAGGGAATAAATCGCGTTTCTGGACTACGTTATACCAGCGCCCAGTTGCAAGTTAAAGTGATTGATACTGGAGTGGGAATTCCATCAGTTGCACTACCACGCTTGTTTGACCGCTTTTATCGGGTAGATCCGGCACGGACTCATACAACTGGGAATACAGCTACAGCCGGTGCTACTGGTTCAGGATTGGGATTAGCGATCGCTCAAGCTATTGTCGAACATCACCAGGGTCATATTCAAGTTGAAAGCACTCAAGGTATTGGCACTACGTTTACTGTCACTTTACCAATAACTCTTGAGTCTTAATTCGGCAATAAATATTTGTTTCCTGTGATAGATGTAGAAAAATAAATAAATTACTTTATAACTAATTTATATAACAACGGTTAAGACAACAGACGCGATAAATCGCCGTCTCTACAAAGGACTGAATTATTGTAAAGACGGTGATTTATCGTGTCTTTGCGATTAGCGGCGTGTCATTAAAAAACCTTATCCGAACTGTATTGTGCCCTCCCGTTGCCAAAGGGAGGGGTTGGGGGTGGGGTGCAATGACTTTGGTTAGCATAACTAATTATGGGGACATGATATTACTCACTATGTTCAGCCTTATGAATGAAATATTTATGTCTAGTTTTAGATCATTATCCAGTCTCTAGTTAGATATAAAAAATAGATATCTTGTTTAAGATAATTTATATGTAGATAAGCTGATTTAAACATCATTTTTTTTTGCTTTTTTTTAAAAAAGATAATTTGATGTTTTGCTAGGAGTCACTATGAATATGAAGTCTCAAAATTTTCGCAAGTCTGCTGAGTTATTTGGTGCTGTTTTTGGGGGATTACTGATTAGTTTGCCAGCAATTCCTCAAGCACTAGCACAACAATCAGTAGCACAAGAATCTATTCCCAAAGTTAACCCTTGTCCGAGAATTTTTTATGAAGAACCACATAACACTCGCGTTGTAGTACCACAGGGATGTCCTCCCAATGCGCTAACTCAAAGACTAGCTGCTCAAGGGCTTCTTCCCGTCTCTGCTACGCCATCACAAGAGCAAATAAGATTGGGTGTAGGTGGTGAAGCTGCACAACCAGCCCCAAATCCTCAAACTCAACAGCCTTCAACAGGAACGGTTTCCACTGAGCAACCACTAGTACAACCACGGCAAACCCCCAGCACGACGATCGCACTGGCAAATGGTACTGTTAATGTCAGGTTGGTAAATGACACTGCCGCTAATGTAACTTACCAAGTAATTGGCGATACGGCACCGCGATCGCTACAAGGTAAGTCTTATGTAACACTACAAGGTCTACAAGCACCAGTAACAGTGACATTTGAACGAGAAGATGGCGGACAGTTGATAGTAACTCCACAACCCTCGTCAGAATCAGGAAGCTTGGAAGTTAGATTTAATGAAGCTACGAATGCGGCACAGGGTAGAAGCGCTTTGAGAATTGAACGAAACGGTTCAGTGTTTTTGAATTAGAAATAGTTAGGAGTTAGGAGTTAGGAGTTTAGAAATAGTTAGGAGTTAT contains:
- a CDS encoding sensor histidine kinase, giving the protein MFQATRRRLAIWYTTVTAVLLLLFASGVYLYVRSTLIERIDDTLNHVVEIVERCLTTSRCASTLIFEPINADADKFRINNLETSFRDNTDTLEDDHIDLEWFSPTGELLWSTLSEPLNIPLHANRTGETVPVVKGDNENSKFKTPLITSLPSPLLLRQVTQRVEVGRQVLGYLRVSHPWFEVTKPSRQLIFDLALGIGLMVLSVGASGWFLSGKAMEPVGESYQRLKQFTADASHELRSPITLIQTNVQVALADLDLAETETTNSLQYRQQLKVVERLTQRLGKLVNDLLFLARQDSGISKDIFSPCPLDALLIEVVEEQQLLVPEKKIALSLDLVDPPASETSPELLENWFTLVGNWDQLVRLFTNLIANALHYTPAGGRVKVELARIEGINRVSGLRYTSAQLQVKVIDTGVGIPSVALPRLFDRFYRVDPARTHTTGNTATAGATGSGLGLAIAQAIVEHHQGHIQVESTQGIGTTFTVTLPITLES